In Rhinatrema bivittatum chromosome 1, aRhiBiv1.1, whole genome shotgun sequence, a single genomic region encodes these proteins:
- the C1H4orf19 gene encoding uncharacterized protein C4orf19 homolog, which yields MGCRCCRMIQSYIFDPVEAPSTGYLNEANTFSNNDRETDQDRVKIDREIVIHKNELQNEGQKITVNNKKFSNVEDSSRNHGRDVYGESMGNGVEKSDTAINGLVSNIFLYPILDGHANQMKEVSHDVHLSPFSKSSAQGNFEMRTLPQLNRSGKESVQEAGTSMKLASEGHESIQDESFESTEENNSLTESAILEMPNASMLGQNDYCQMDYSNDDDKITFSKAEKDLEQVTEFPVWKCHGFDLCSNWEAICDPAEGENQNKVSEAYFQKGPYAGGQCVDTPPSTTSVSEDFSSEELNGEDIEDADVAEALAALEAATAGEDEDEEY from the exons ATGGGgtgcagatgttgcagaatgaTACAAAG TTACATTTTTGATCCAGTAGAAGCACCATCGACTGGATATCTCAATGAAGCGAACACCTTCAGTAATAACGATCGAGAGACTGACCAGGACAGAGTGAAAATAGACAGGGAAATAGTAATTCACAAAAATGAACTTCAGAACGAAGGGCAGAAAATAACAGTAAATAACAAAAAATTCAGCAATGTTGAAGATAGTTCCAGAAACCATGGAAGAGATGTCTATGGGGAAAGCATGGGAAATGGGGTTGAGAAATCTGATACAGCTATTAATGGTCTTGTTTCTAATATTTTCCTCTATCCTATTTTGGATGGCCATGCAAACCAAATGAAAGAAGTCAGCCATGATGTACATCTCAGCCCATTTTCTAAATCAAGTGCTCAAGGGAACTTTGAAATGAGGACGTTGCCTCAGCTCAATAGATCTGGCAAGGAAAGTGTACAGGAAGCAGGCACTAGCATGAAATTGGCCTCTGAAGGACACGAAAGTATCCAAGATGAAAGCTTTGAGTCCACAGAAGAAAACAATTCTCTCACAGAAAGTGCAATACTAGAAATGCCAAATGCTAGCATGCTTGGACAGAATGATTACTGTCAAATGGATTACTCCAATGATGACgataaaataacattttcaaaagctgagAAAGATTTAGAGCAGGTCACGGAATTTCCAGTATGGAAATGtcatggctttgacctctgttcAAATTGGGAAGCAATTTGTGATCCCGCTGAAGGAGAAAATCAAAATAAAGTTTCAGAGGCCTATTTCCAAAAGGGCCCGTATGCTGGTGGCCAGTGTGTAGATACTCCTCCATCCACCACCAGTGTATCAGAGGATTTCAGCAGTGAGGAACTGAATGGGGAGGATATTGAGGATGCAGATGTGGCAGAGGCTCTGGCAGCGCTAGAAGCTGCAACGGCAGGAGAAGATGAGGATGAGGAGTATTAA